The following are encoded together in the Planctomycetia bacterium genome:
- a CDS encoding FkbM family methyltransferase, whose amino-acid sequence MFAFVKTLNNSWITSRSKALWWYYTGRFHLRSSTQSVVVSLKPPGNSREYFLDWQTPEDARISLNFFSNDNSWLKYPLPSEAKTIVDLGANIGMSSLFWSMQYPDARIEAVEMVAANAERCQKLFEKNQVNARVTHAAVAASDGVMQYQANDSHTCNHLQVFDDIPAVASRLVSVQTYSLASLLKKLSLQQVDILKVDIEGAESFLLQTIETWAAAVRWMLMELHHNIKYEEAVATLKKAGFTIVSEDHRNRTELFCQGPAR is encoded by the coding sequence ATGTTTGCTTTTGTAAAAACGCTGAATAACTCATGGATAACTTCTCGATCGAAGGCATTGTGGTGGTACTACACGGGACGATTTCATCTCCGTTCCAGCACTCAATCGGTTGTGGTCAGTCTGAAACCGCCGGGGAATTCGCGAGAGTATTTTCTAGACTGGCAAACTCCCGAAGATGCACGGATTTCACTGAACTTCTTTTCCAATGATAATTCCTGGTTGAAATATCCCCTGCCCAGCGAGGCAAAGACCATCGTCGATCTCGGTGCCAATATCGGTATGAGCAGCCTGTTCTGGAGCATGCAGTACCCGGATGCACGGATTGAAGCTGTGGAGATGGTTGCAGCCAATGCCGAGCGATGTCAGAAACTGTTCGAGAAAAATCAGGTCAATGCTCGGGTAACTCACGCAGCGGTGGCGGCAAGTGATGGCGTCATGCAGTATCAGGCCAACGATTCCCATACCTGCAACCATTTGCAGGTTTTTGACGATATACCGGCGGTGGCCTCCAGGTTGGTATCTGTGCAGACATATTCCCTGGCCAGCTTGTTGAAAAAACTCTCACTTCAACAGGTGGACATCCTGAAAGTGGATATAGAGGGGGCTGAATCGTTCCTATTGCAAACAATTGAAACCTGGGCTGCTGCAGTGCGATGGATGCTCATGGAATTGCATCACAACATCAAATACGAAGAAGCTGTTGCGACTTTGAAGAAGGCGGGGTTCACCAT